A section of the Aphanothece sacrum FPU1 genome encodes:
- a CDS encoding RNA-binding S4 domain-containing protein codes for MDIQEEKSEPIIKLGQFMKWQNLVQTGGEAKIRIQGGEVIVNGSIETRRGRKLVTGDVVTFNGKSYEVNLS; via the coding sequence ATGGACATACAAGAAGAAAAATCAGAACCTATTATTAAATTAGGGCAGTTTATGAAATGGCAAAACTTGGTACAAACTGGTGGAGAAGCAAAGATAAGAATTCAAGGAGGGGAAGTAATAGTTAATGGTAGTATTGAAACGCGACGGGGACGTAAGTTAGTAACAGGAGATGTTGTTACATTTAATGGGAAAAGTTATGAGGTCAATTTGTCGTAG
- a CDS encoding DUF6887 family protein: protein MTTLNYDEMSLDELRRYVLNYREDLNAFYAYIERSKATGRMITIDTNDQEWEDKLTHQIEKVTSSKSDQD from the coding sequence ATGACAACACTTAATTATGATGAAATGAGTCTTGATGAGTTGCGTCGATACGTTTTAAATTATCGAGAAGATTTGAATGCTTTTTATGCTTATATTGAGCGTTCAAAAGCAACTGGAAGAATGATTACAATTGACACAAATGATCAGGAATGGGAAGATAAATTAACTCATCAAATTGAAAAAGTTACTTCATCAAAATCTGATCAAGATTAG
- a CDS encoding phosphoglucomutase/phosphomannomutase family protein has translation MTFTQNPIKFGTDGWRGVIAADFTFERVAMLAPLAAIVLENNYGTASSNRCIIVGYDRRFLAEEFAQLTAEAIQEAGFDVILSNSYAPTPAFSWAAKMQNALGAIVLTASHNPAKYLGLKVKGAFGGSVSPEITQQIEALLPNPPVFSGPAGTLTYFDPWESYCDGLRHKVDINAIQTAIESSKLRVFADVMHGAAATGLERLLGCPIEEINSDRDPLFEGGAPEPLPRYLSKLFNTIKTAASQEENSLRVGLVFDGDSDRIAAVDGQGNFMSSQILIPILIDHLAKRKGLTGEIVKTVSGSDLFPRLAKLYNLSVYETAIGYKYIADRMLVSDVLIGGEESGGVGYGTHIPERDALLSALYVLEAVVESGEDLGEYYAKLQEKTDFYNAYDRIDLPLTSMEVRGKLVESLETKPLTEVAGQAVTDCDQTDGYKFRLSDGSWLLIRFSGTEPVLRLYCESLTLKQVHETLSWAKNWASSV, from the coding sequence ATGACATTTACGCAAAATCCGATTAAATTTGGTACTGATGGCTGGCGTGGGGTGATTGCGGCTGATTTTACCTTTGAAAGGGTCGCTATGCTTGCTCCTTTAGCTGCTATTGTGTTAGAAAACAATTATGGCACTGCTTCGAGTAATCGCTGTATTATTGTGGGATATGATCGTCGTTTTCTGGCTGAAGAATTTGCTCAACTGACGGCCGAAGCTATACAGGAAGCTGGGTTTGATGTTATTTTGTCAAATTCTTATGCCCCTACCCCTGCCTTTAGTTGGGCAGCAAAAATGCAAAATGCTTTAGGGGCTATTGTTTTAACCGCTAGTCACAATCCGGCCAAGTATTTGGGGTTAAAAGTAAAAGGGGCTTTTGGGGGGTCAGTTTCTCCCGAAATTACCCAACAAATTGAAGCATTATTACCTAATCCCCCAGTTTTTTCGGGGCCTGCGGGTACATTAACTTATTTTGATCCTTGGGAAAGTTATTGTGACGGGTTACGTCACAAAGTTGATATTAATGCCATTCAAACAGCTATTGAATCGAGTAAATTAAGAGTATTTGCTGATGTAATGCACGGGGCAGCCGCTACAGGTTTAGAACGTTTATTAGGCTGTCCTATTGAGGAAATTAATAGCGATCGTGACCCCTTATTTGAAGGAGGTGCGCCGGAACCTTTACCCCGTTATCTTTCTAAGTTATTTAATACCATAAAAACGGCTGCTAGTCAAGAAGAAAATAGTTTAAGAGTGGGGTTAGTTTTCGATGGAGATAGTGATAGGATTGCGGCGGTTGATGGACAAGGCAATTTTATGAGTTCCCAGATTTTAATTCCTATTTTAATCGATCATTTAGCCAAAAGAAAAGGGTTAACGGGAGAGATTGTTAAAACGGTAAGTGGTTCTGATTTATTTCCCCGTTTAGCTAAACTTTATAACTTGTCTGTTTATGAAACTGCGATCGGTTATAAATATATTGCTGATCGAATGTTAGTCTCTGATGTATTAATAGGAGGAGAAGAATCTGGAGGAGTTGGTTACGGAACTCATATTCCTGAACGGGATGCTTTATTATCTGCTTTATATGTTTTAGAAGCAGTGGTAGAAAGTGGGGAAGACTTGGGGGAATATTATGCCAAGTTACAGGAAAAAACTGACTTCTATAACGCCTATGATCGGATTGATTTACCTTTAACTAGTATGGAAGTTCGAGGAAAATTAGTCGAAAGTTTGGAGACAAAACCTTTAACAGAAGTTGCCGGTCAAGCAGTTACAGATTGTGATCAAACAGATGGGTATAAGTTCCGTTTAAGTGATGGAAGTTGGTTACTAATTCGTTTTAGTGGTACGGAACCTGTTTTAAGATTATATTGTGAATCTTTGACCTTAAAACAAGTTCATGAAACCTTGAGTTGGGCTAAAAATTGGGCAAGTTCTGTTTAA
- a CDS encoding DUF4079 domain-containing protein, which yields MGDRLADLLEPLAAWFRTLGIPDLIVHWGHPVMMGIVVLVMGSFTAYMGWRSRFIKDGEEVAKSRASHRQLAPWVFLFISLGYTGGVLSLVMQKQPVLNSPHFWTGSVVLGLMAISAITPLIGFGGEQKEGYRTFHAYLGGVVAIVLIAHGILGLKLGLSL from the coding sequence ATGGGAGACAGACTTGCAGATTTGCTAGAACCCCTTGCCGCTTGGTTTCGCACGTTAGGAATTCCTGACTTGATTGTCCATTGGGGACATCCGGTGATGATGGGAATTGTTGTGTTAGTAATGGGTAGTTTTACTGCCTATATGGGGTGGCGTAGTCGGTTTATTAAAGATGGGGAAGAAGTGGCAAAAAGTCGCGCTTCTCATCGTCAATTAGCCCCTTGGGTATTTCTATTTATCTCTTTAGGATATACTGGCGGGGTGTTATCTTTAGTAATGCAAAAACAACCGGTTCTTAATAGTCCCCATTTTTGGACAGGTTCGGTCGTTTTAGGATTAATGGCTATTAGTGCAATTACTCCTTTAATTGGGTTTGGTGGGGAACAAAAAGAAGGTTATCGTACGTTTCATGCTTATTTAGGTGGTGTGGTTGCTATTGTGTTAATTGCTCATGGCATTTTGGGATTAAAATTAGGTTTATCCCTATAA
- a CDS encoding DsbA family protein, producing the protein MSKLLVIFVSLLMGLMTLSGCTNSLLGTSQLSDQVLQIIRDNPQVVIESVVAYQQQQEKKSKQDKLAFFQQMITEPDSIIGNSPITGAEESKIVLVEFSDFQCPFCAKVDEIVKDFMDKHQDEVTFTYKHFPLNSIHAQAQLASQSAWAAQQQGKFWEYHDALFENQDKLGKELYTKIAQDLNLNLEQFESDRQTNEAKIAINEDIKIAEILGLNGTPFFAFNGQPIDLPITVAKLEEILDQIKVKL; encoded by the coding sequence ATGAGTAAATTATTGGTGATTTTCGTTAGTTTATTAATGGGATTAATGACGTTAAGTGGTTGTACGAATTCTCTGTTAGGAACTAGCCAATTATCTGATCAAGTATTACAAATTATTCGGGATAATCCCCAAGTTGTAATTGAATCTGTTGTAGCTTATCAACAACAACAAGAGAAAAAATCAAAGCAAGATAAATTAGCATTTTTTCAACAAATGATCACTGAACCTGATTCTATTATCGGGAATTCTCCGATTACTGGTGCAGAAGAATCTAAAATTGTCTTAGTAGAATTCTCGGATTTTCAATGTCCTTTTTGCGCTAAAGTAGATGAGATTGTTAAAGATTTTATGGATAAACATCAAGATGAAGTAACCTTTACTTATAAACATTTTCCTCTTAATAGTATTCATGCTCAAGCACAATTAGCTTCTCAATCAGCTTGGGCAGCACAACAACAAGGAAAATTCTGGGAATATCATGATGCTTTGTTTGAAAATCAAGACAAATTAGGGAAAGAATTATATACAAAAATTGCACAAGATTTGAACTTAAATCTAGAACAGTTTGAGAGCGATCGCCAAACTAATGAAGCAAAAATTGCTATTAATGAAGATATAAAAATAGCTGAGATATTAGGTTTAAATGGAACCCCTTTCTTTGCGTTTAATGGTCAACCGATAGATTTACCCATTACGGTTGCTAAATTAGAAGAAATTCTCGACCAAATTAAAGTCAAGCTATAA
- a CDS encoding type II toxin-antitoxin system RelN family antitoxin gives MLNKTLDTQQLQKGIMKAIKVMATVDEKGSLLLEQPLNIRQNSRVEVIVLISETVDLKENDESIESKEDILKDFRQAWYEAMTEQTIPVSQLWEGIENA, from the coding sequence ATGTTAAACAAGACACTTGATACTCAACAATTGCAAAAAGGAATTATGAAAGCAATTAAAGTTATGGCAACCGTTGATGAAAAAGGAAGTTTGTTATTGGAACAACCCTTAAATATTAGGCAAAATAGCCGTGTAGAGGTAATTGTTCTTATTTCAGAAACAGTAGATCTTAAAGAAAATGATGAATCTATAGAATCAAAAGAAGATATACTTAAAGATTTTCGTCAAGCTTGGTATGAAGCAATGACGGAACAAACAATTCCTGTTTCTCAACTTTGGGAAGGAATTGAGAATGCCTGA
- a CDS encoding type II toxin-antitoxin system RelE/ParE family toxin translates to MPELPFIQVETTRRFQRNLRKLAKKYLSIRNDIQPVIEQLQQGEILGDRIPNIGYEVFKLRVRNSDIKKGKSGGYRLIYYVKTAKGIILLTIYSKSQQTDIAVEDIQSIIVEYESER, encoded by the coding sequence ATGCCTGAACTACCATTTATTCAAGTAGAAACAACACGAAGATTTCAACGAAATCTTCGCAAACTAGCTAAAAAATATCTCAGCATTCGTAACGATATTCAACCAGTTATTGAACAACTACAACAAGGGGAAATACTAGGTGATCGCATTCCTAACATTGGATACGAAGTTTTTAAGTTACGGGTGAGAAATAGCGATATTAAAAAAGGTAAAAGCGGTGGTTATCGCCTCATTTACTATGTTAAAACAGCCAAAGGGATTATTTTATTAACTATTTACTCAAAATCTCAACAAACTGACATAGCAGTAGAGGATATCCAAAGCATTATTGTTGAATATGAATCTGAAAGATAA
- a CDS encoding DUF29 domain-containing protein, with translation MDNYSLYETDFYGWTQQQAKALENQQILDLDWSNLQEEIQALGRQEYRELVNRLSVLIGHLLKWQYQSEKRSRSWFLTIREQRRAIKRHLRHNPSLKSRLEDAIIDGYEAGVDLTLRETDLPLRTFPESSPYSFDQLLNHGFLCDTNGDWNN, from the coding sequence ATGGATAATTATTCTCTATACGAAACAGATTTTTATGGGTGGACTCAACAACAAGCAAAAGCCCTGGAAAATCAGCAAATTCTAGATTTAGACTGGTCAAATCTTCAAGAGGAAATTCAAGCATTGGGAAGACAAGAATATCGAGAATTAGTAAATCGTTTATCGGTTTTAATTGGTCACTTATTAAAATGGCAATATCAGTCAGAAAAACGTTCCCGTAGTTGGTTCTTAACAATTCGAGAACAACGTCGAGCAATTAAAAGACATTTACGCCATAATCCAAGTTTAAAATCTCGCCTAGAAGATGCTATTATTGATGGTTATGAAGCAGGGGTTGATTTAACATTACGAGAAACTGATTTACCTTTACGAACTTTTCCTGAATCTTCTCCTTATTCCTTTGACCAATTACTTAATCATGGTTTTTTATGTGATACTAATGGAGATTGGAATAACTAA
- the aspS gene encoding aspartate--tRNA ligase: MRTHYCSDLRASDIKKTVTLFGWVDRRRDHGGVIFIDLRDRTGVIQIVSDPQRTPESYPDAEKLRSEYVVKIVGRVSQRPSESLNPKLPTGEVEIYADSIELLNGVNKQLPFVISSTEAELVREDVRLKYRYLDLRRDRMAKNLQLRHAVVKAMRRYLEDEQQFMEIETPILTRSTPEGARDYLVPSRANPGQWYALPQSPQLFKQLLMVSGCDRYYQIARCFRDEDLRADRQPEFTQLDIEMSFMSQEEILNLNEGLVCHIFKTVKNIDLPRPFPRLTYAESMEKYGNDRPDTRFDLELVDVSDIVKDSGFKVFSEAVETGGKVKILPIPGGNETISNVRIKPGGDLFKEATDAGAKGIAYIRVKDDHKIDTIGAIKDNLSEEQKIELLTRTGAKSGDLLLFGAGDTDTVNKSLSRLRLVVGEQLGLIDRDQLNLLWITDFPMFEWNKDEKRFEALHHPFTAPNPEDLADLTTARAQAYDLVYNGIEIGGGSLRIYQKDVQEKVFTTIGLSKEEAYNKFGFLLEAFEYGTPPHGGIAYGLDRLVMLLAKEDSIRDVIAFPKTQQASCLLTEAPATVEPKQLKELQVSSTYKPKS; encoded by the coding sequence ATGCGAACCCATTATTGTAGTGACTTACGAGCAAGTGATATTAAGAAAACTGTTACCTTATTTGGATGGGTTGATCGCCGAAGGGATCATGGAGGGGTGATCTTTATTGACTTACGTGATCGCACAGGTGTCATACAAATTGTCAGTGATCCGCAACGTACTCCCGAATCATACCCCGACGCAGAGAAGTTACGTAGCGAGTATGTAGTCAAAATCGTCGGTAGAGTATCTCAACGTCCTTCTGAGTCTCTCAACCCCAAATTACCCACCGGAGAAGTGGAAATTTACGCTGATAGCATTGAATTACTCAACGGAGTCAATAAACAATTACCTTTTGTCATATCTAGTACCGAAGCAGAATTAGTTAGAGAAGATGTTCGTCTGAAATATCGTTATTTAGATTTAAGACGCGATCGCATGGCAAAAAACTTACAATTGCGTCATGCAGTGGTTAAAGCAATGCGTCGTTATCTCGAAGATGAACAGCAGTTTATGGAGATAGAAACCCCTATTTTAACTCGTTCAACTCCTGAAGGGGCCAGAGATTATTTAGTACCTTCTCGTGCTAATCCTGGACAATGGTATGCTTTACCTCAGTCACCCCAATTATTTAAGCAATTATTAATGGTATCGGGATGCGATCGCTACTATCAAATTGCTCGTTGTTTCCGGGATGAAGACTTACGGGCCGACCGACAGCCGGAATTTACCCAATTAGATATAGAAATGAGTTTCATGTCTCAGGAGGAAATTTTAAACCTCAATGAAGGATTAGTTTGTCATATTTTCAAAACGGTAAAAAATATTGATTTACCCCGTCCTTTTCCTCGTTTAACCTATGCGGAATCAATGGAAAAATACGGAAATGATCGCCCTGATACTCGCTTTGATTTAGAATTAGTTGATGTTTCTGATATAGTCAAAGATAGCGGATTTAAAGTATTTTCCGAAGCGGTGGAAACGGGAGGTAAAGTCAAAATTTTACCTATTCCTGGAGGTAACGAAACTATCTCTAATGTGCGGATTAAACCAGGAGGAGATTTATTTAAAGAAGCGACGGATGCAGGGGCGAAAGGCATTGCTTATATTCGAGTTAAAGATGATCATAAAATTGATACAATTGGGGCAATTAAAGATAATTTAAGCGAAGAACAAAAGATAGAATTATTAACTAGAACTGGGGCAAAATCGGGAGATTTATTACTCTTTGGGGCCGGAGATACAGACACCGTTAATAAATCTTTATCTCGGTTAAGATTAGTAGTAGGAGAACAATTAGGATTAATTGATCGAGATCAACTTAATTTGCTTTGGATTACAGATTTTCCCATGTTTGAATGGAATAAAGATGAAAAACGATTTGAAGCCCTTCATCACCCATTTACAGCCCCAAATCCTGAAGATTTAGCCGATTTGACTACTGCCAGAGCGCAAGCTTACGATTTAGTCTATAATGGCATAGAAATTGGGGGCGGGAGTCTCAGGATTTATCAAAAAGATGTCCAAGAAAAAGTATTTACTACTATTGGATTATCTAAGGAAGAAGCATACAACAAATTTGGCTTTTTATTAGAAGCTTTTGAGTATGGAACCCCACCTCATGGGGGCATTGCTTACGGATTAGATCGGTTAGTCATGTTATTAGCAAAAGAAGACTCTATTCGTGATGTAATTGCTTTTCCAAAGACACAACAGGCGAGTTGTTTACTAACAGAAGCCCCCGCAACAGTTGAACCTAAACAGTTAAAAGAACTGCAGGTTTCTTCAACTTATAAACCGAAATCCTAA
- a CDS encoding cation-translocating P-type ATPase: MTRTYSSHSLPQQQQAWHTYSSQTTLDLLETSSDTGLTSESVSERQQHYGLNEIEETAGRSNWDIFLDQFKNVMLIMLIVVAIISGVLDLVALQQNGIDKTGVPFKDTIAIFAIVILNGLLGYLQEVRAEKALAALKRLSSPQVQVIRDGKRLEVQAPSLVPGDIILLEAGDQLCADGQIIEAANLQIRESALTGEAHAVDKHCSTFGLEEEASIGDRNNMVFTGTEVIQGRGKVVVTNTGMTTELGKIAQMLQSVETEPTPLQKRMTDLGNVLVTGSMILVGLVVVGGVIRSGWGMLQSLVEISLSMAVAVVPEGLPAVITVTLALGTQRMVKRHALIRKLPAVETLGSVNVICSDKTGTLTQNKMVIQEVETPQGNFRVTGNGYEPLGDFLGTDHQQVDLNQYGELQGLLLAGVLCNNAHLSQEDGDWSILGDPTEGALLVLAGKAGLEQDNLESPLPRVGEFPFSSERKRMSIIAQTTPGDRLLNWQPEQNTPYLMFSKGSPELILERCQSYQEQTQIYPLTSEKRREILEGNNGMAKRALRVLSLAYKPLDHIPEAKTEDIYEQDLIWLGLVGMMDAPRPEVRAAVIKCRAAGIRPIVITGDHQLTAQAIAQQLGISQQGDKVLTGRELERLSQTELEQEVESVSVYARVSPEHKLRIVRALQKQGKFVAMTGDGVNDAPALKQADIGIAMGITGTDVSKEASDMVLLDDNFATIVAATEEGRVVYTNIRHFIKYILGSNIGEVITIAAAPIMGLSGVPLSPLQILWMNLVTDGLPALALAVEPAAPNIMSRPPFSPTESIFARGLGFYIVRIGIIFAIITISLMSWSFNDAQKSGHPDSWKTMVFTTLCIAQMGHAIAARSSTRLAIEMNPLSNPYLWGAVIVTTILQLMLVYVEPLRNFFDMEILTGQQLVICLFFSSLMFVWIELEKLIIRFFRRGQ; encoded by the coding sequence GTGACTCGAACCTATTCTTCTCACTCTCTACCTCAACAGCAACAAGCTTGGCATACTTATTCCTCTCAGACAACTCTAGACCTACTAGAAACCAGTTCTGATACAGGATTAACTTCAGAATCCGTCAGCGAACGTCAACAACACTACGGCCTCAATGAAATTGAAGAAACTGCCGGCCGCAGTAATTGGGATATCTTTCTCGATCAGTTTAAGAACGTTATGTTAATTATGCTGATCGTGGTAGCTATTATTTCGGGTGTCTTAGATTTAGTCGCATTGCAACAGAATGGTATAGATAAGACCGGAGTTCCCTTTAAAGATACGATCGCTATTTTTGCCATTGTTATTTTAAATGGACTTTTGGGGTATCTGCAAGAAGTTCGCGCCGAAAAAGCCTTAGCTGCCCTCAAACGCCTCTCCTCCCCTCAAGTTCAAGTGATTCGGGATGGCAAACGTCTAGAAGTACAAGCTCCATCTTTGGTTCCTGGAGATATCATTTTGCTAGAAGCTGGCGATCAATTATGTGCTGATGGACAAATTATTGAAGCTGCTAACCTACAAATTCGAGAATCTGCCTTAACCGGAGAAGCTCACGCCGTTGATAAACATTGTAGCACCTTCGGTTTAGAAGAAGAAGCTTCCATCGGCGATCGCAACAATATGGTCTTTACTGGAACTGAAGTAATCCAAGGCCGAGGTAAAGTAGTCGTCACTAATACAGGAATGACGACAGAACTGGGAAAAATCGCCCAAATGCTACAATCTGTCGAAACTGAACCTACCCCCTTACAAAAGCGGATGACCGACTTAGGGAACGTTCTTGTCACAGGATCGATGATTTTAGTAGGATTAGTAGTTGTTGGGGGCGTAATTAGGTCTGGATGGGGAATGTTACAATCTTTGGTGGAAATTTCCCTCAGTATGGCGGTTGCTGTCGTTCCTGAAGGTTTACCCGCCGTTATTACTGTTACCTTAGCATTAGGAACCCAACGCATGGTAAAACGCCATGCTTTAATTCGTAAACTTCCGGCCGTAGAAACGTTAGGATCTGTCAATGTTATTTGTTCCGACAAAACTGGAACCCTGACTCAGAATAAAATGGTAATCCAGGAAGTAGAAACCCCTCAAGGCAATTTTAGGGTCACAGGGAACGGATATGAACCATTAGGGGATTTTCTCGGTACGGATCATCAACAGGTTGATCTTAACCAATATGGGGAACTGCAAGGCTTATTATTAGCTGGAGTCCTATGCAATAATGCTCATCTGAGTCAGGAAGACGGAGATTGGAGTATTCTCGGAGATCCCACAGAAGGGGCCTTACTGGTTTTGGCAGGAAAAGCCGGATTAGAACAGGATAACTTAGAATCTCCTTTGCCAAGAGTAGGAGAATTTCCTTTTTCCTCAGAACGCAAACGCATGAGTATCATTGCTCAAACGACACCAGGCGATCGCCTATTAAACTGGCAACCTGAGCAAAACACCCCTTATTTAATGTTTAGCAAAGGTTCTCCTGAATTAATTTTAGAACGATGTCAATCTTATCAAGAACAAACTCAGATTTATCCCCTAACTTCTGAAAAACGCCGAGAAATTCTTGAAGGTAACAATGGCATGGCTAAACGGGCGTTACGGGTGTTAAGCTTGGCTTATAAACCACTTGATCACATTCCAGAAGCTAAAACAGAGGATATTTACGAACAAGACTTAATTTGGTTAGGATTAGTGGGGATGATGGATGCTCCCCGGCCTGAAGTCAGGGCCGCAGTGATCAAATGTCGGGCCGCAGGTATTCGTCCCATTGTTATTACTGGAGATCATCAATTAACGGCCCAAGCGATCGCCCAACAATTGGGAATTTCTCAACAAGGAGATAAAGTTCTCACGGGACGGGAGTTAGAGCGACTTTCTCAAACAGAATTAGAACAAGAAGTAGAATCAGTTAGTGTGTATGCGCGTGTCTCCCCTGAACATAAACTGCGCATTGTGCGGGCTTTACAGAAACAGGGTAAATTCGTCGCTATGACAGGAGATGGGGTCAATGATGCCCCCGCCCTCAAACAAGCAGATATAGGCATTGCTATGGGCATTACAGGCACAGATGTGAGCAAAGAAGCGAGTGATATGGTATTACTCGATGATAATTTTGCGACGATTGTGGCTGCAACGGAGGAAGGACGGGTAGTTTATACGAATATTCGTCACTTTATTAAGTATATTTTAGGGAGTAACATCGGAGAAGTAATTACTATTGCAGCGGCCCCTATCATGGGACTATCTGGGGTTCCTCTGAGTCCCTTACAAATTCTGTGGATGAACTTAGTTACTGATGGTTTACCGGCCTTAGCATTAGCGGTTGAACCGGCCGCACCTAATATTATGAGTCGTCCCCCTTTTAGTCCCACAGAAAGTATCTTTGCGCGGGGGTTAGGTTTCTATATTGTTCGTATTGGCATTATTTTTGCAATTATTACCATAAGTTTGATGTCTTGGTCTTTTAATGATGCTCAAAAATCGGGACATCCTGATAGTTGGAAAACAATGGTATTTACAACTTTGTGTATTGCTCAAATGGGCCATGCGATCGCGGCTCGTTCTAGCACTCGTTTAGCCATTGAAATGAATCCGTTATCGAATCCTTATCTTTGGGGAGCAGTTATTGTTACCACTATTCTACAATTAATGTTAGTTTATGTTGAACCGTTACGCAATTTCTTTGATATGGAAATTTTAACAGGGCAACAATTAGTCATCTGTTTATTCTTTAGTAGTTTAATGTTTGTTTGGATAGAATTGGAGAAATTAATCATTCGTTTTTTCAGACGAGGACAATAA
- a CDS encoding phospholipid carrier-dependent glycosyltransferase → MTNLSVFQFRLAMLAIFLLSLILRFWQLGQFNILVFDEFYYAKYANYYLIGKTFFNSHPPLSQYIIAIGIWLGSHLPSSPEMTNDLTGSLRSTFSYRWLNALTGSFLPLLVGAIAYQLTNRRSYTLIVTFLAAMDGLFLVESRYALNNIYLVGFGLLGQLFFLLFLNQKKYIYLTLSGIFFGATASVKWNGLGFLGGIYLIILMVWLCSLLQRRIENFKNNQFLNRLFLINWGLFNQINSVKLPLLFLNLLIIPAVTYSLLWFPHLLMNPQYNWWEVQHKIWVFHHQIGNSPQVHKYCSNWYTWLFMGRTIAYLYRPQETDSGKIIYDVHAMGNPVLWWFSTAAIFTIITLLSISFIKQKNVVSLNPAIAVYILVNYTVNLLPWIKVSRCTFLYHYMASYVFSWLALAWIMDSSLMSKNSLNRRVAMGLIILIIIAFIYWLPIYLGLPLSQKEFNMRMLLPSWI, encoded by the coding sequence ATGACTAATTTATCTGTTTTTCAGTTTCGTTTGGCAATGTTAGCTATTTTCTTACTGTCTTTAATTTTACGATTTTGGCAGTTAGGACAATTTAATATATTGGTATTTGATGAATTTTATTATGCTAAATATGCTAATTATTATTTGATTGGCAAAACTTTTTTTAATTCTCATCCTCCTTTAAGTCAATATATTATTGCTATTGGAATTTGGTTAGGTTCTCATTTGCCATCCTCCCCTGAGATGACGAATGATTTAACGGGTTCTTTACGTTCAACCTTTAGTTATCGTTGGTTAAATGCCTTAACAGGTTCTTTTCTTCCTTTATTAGTCGGCGCGATCGCTTATCAATTAACTAATCGTCGTAGTTATACATTAATCGTCACTTTTTTGGCGGCTATGGATGGCTTATTTTTAGTAGAATCTCGTTATGCTTTAAACAATATTTATTTAGTTGGTTTTGGGTTATTAGGTCAGTTATTTTTTTTGTTATTTTTAAATCAAAAAAAGTATATTTATTTAACATTAAGTGGTATTTTTTTCGGTGCAACGGCTTCTGTAAAATGGAATGGTTTAGGATTTTTAGGAGGAATTTATCTAATTATTTTAATGGTTTGGTTATGTAGTTTATTACAGCGAAGAATTGAAAATTTCAAAAATAATCAATTCTTAAACAGATTATTTTTGATAAATTGGGGATTATTTAATCAAATTAATTCGGTTAAATTACCATTACTATTTTTAAATTTATTGATTATTCCTGCTGTAACTTATAGTCTTCTTTGGTTTCCTCACTTGTTGATGAATCCTCAATATAATTGGTGGGAAGTGCAACACAAAATCTGGGTTTTTCATCATCAAATTGGCAATAGTCCACAAGTTCATAAATATTGTTCTAACTGGTATACTTGGTTATTTATGGGACGCACTATCGCCTATCTTTATCGACCTCAAGAGACTGATTCAGGTAAGATTATTTATGATGTCCATGCAATGGGTAATCCGGTTTTATGGTGGTTTTCTACTGCTGCTATTTTTACCATAATTACTTTACTTAGTATATCATTTATTAAACAAAAAAATGTAGTTTCTTTAAATCCAGCAATAGCAGTTTATATATTAGTGAATTATACTGTTAATTTATTACCTTGGATTAAAGTAAGTCGTTGTACTTTTCTATACCATTATATGGCATCTTATGTATTTTCATGGTTAGCCTTAGCTTGGATTATGGATAGTTCTTTAATGAGTAAAAATTCTTTAAATCGTCGAGTGGCAATGGGACTGATAATATTAATTATTATAGCCTTTATTTATTGGCTACCAATTTATTTAGGACTTCCTTTATCTCAAAAAGAATTTAATATGAGAATGTTATTGCCTAGTTGGATATAA
- a CDS encoding helix-turn-helix domain-containing protein — protein MMSCELTKNETALFELLVLLIENYESLYYPLEKPTFQATLESLIHEFDVEKNTLVPILGSIETVNNILSGREKICKSQAEKLANFFNSLSSELSLIDEKFRDCL, from the coding sequence ATGATGTCTTGTGAATTAACGAAAAATGAAACTGCGCTTTTTGAGTTATTAGTCCTTCTTATAGAGAATTATGAATCTCTATACTATCCTCTTGAAAAGCCAACTTTTCAGGCAACTTTGGAATCATTAATACATGAGTTTGATGTAGAAAAAAATACTCTAGTTCCAATATTAGGATCGATTGAAACTGTTAATAATATTCTTAGTGGTAGAGAAAAAATTTGTAAATCTCAAGCAGAAAAATTAGCTAATTTTTTTAATTCTTTAAGTTCTGAACTTTCTTTGATAGATGAAAAATTTAGAGATTGTTTATAA